AATAACCCTCTTTCGTTCAAAAATACTTGCAATGACAATTATATGTATAACAATTAATTTTGTAAATGGAAAAAACCGCCCAATGACAGGCGGTTGGTTGCTTCTTCTTTACTGACGATATCTCCCTCTCTTTCGCGAGGTGCGAAAGAAGTAATAGCCCATTACGCCGATGACGCCAATGATCGTGGCAATAACAAAGAAGTTATGGGACATCCATTCATACATCTGGGAGCCGACAAGCATATGCAGTGCCTCCTCTCCTTATGTGTACGTGGGGTAACGAGTGCTGCTGTTGTTATTTTCTTGAGAGCGAAATGAAATGATCTCTCTTGCCGCTTTTTCGAGAAGTTGATCCTCGGGAGTAAGCTTCGTGTTTTGCTGAATGTTGATGGAGTGTTTTTCCTGGTTCTTCGATAATTGTGGGCTTGTGGAATACTGTATGTTTGCCTTATTCGTTGTCGCTGGCGTGTTGCTCTCATCATCTTGGCTGGTGTTCGAGTCTTTAATGGGCGCGATATTCATGGAGCGGGTAAACTGGTTGACTGCCATCTGCACGCCTTTTTTCTTGAGCTGATCCATCATGCCTTGCATGCCATTCCCTTTTTTCGTATTGATGCCCATCGCTGCGTACATCGGACAAAAGCGAGTAGCTCCTTCTGCTACTTTCATAGCTGAAAAAGCCATGAGCAGCCATGGAGTTTTGGATGGGCGACGACTCATTTTTCCGATGCCGTACGCCAAGCCCAACAGACCGCCAGTTATACGAATCATGGCATCAGTTCTACCTACGTTTTTATGCATGAGAGTTGTCCTCCTGTCGCAATTACGTCTATTCCCTAGTGTGTAATAAAGGGCGACAAGACACCCGTGGGAATTGTTACTACCATTTCCAAGCTTGCAGGGGAATGAATGATGGGCGGAGAAGCTGTAGTGGCGATGAACGATCGTTCATTTTGTAAAACATCGGGAGACCAGCGAGGAGAGAAGAAATGATGCGCGTACGAGCCATATCAGATCGTGATTACTTGAACATGATTCGCGTGAGCAGACGTCAGGCACCGGCAAGCCTCTGGATAAAAGGCGCAAGCGTTCTGAATGTGTACACAAAAGAATGGCAAGAGCATCACGTCGCAGTGGCAGGAGAACGTATTGCTTATGTAGGAGAAAAAGAGCCGTTGGTCGATGACCAGACCGTGATCATAGAGGCGGCTGGACAATATCTCGTGCCGGGTTACATGGAGCCTCACGCGCATCCGTTTCAATGGTATAACCCTTATACGTTGGCTGACTTTGCTTTGCAAACGGGTACGACTGGTATGGTGTCGGACACGTTAATGCTCATGCAACTGCCTTTTTCGCAAACGGCAGCGATCATGGATTCTTTGGCAGCACATCCCGTGAAGCAATTTTTCTGGGGCAGACTCGATCCGCAGACAGGGAAAGCTCATCCGTCGTTCACGAAGGAAAATTTGGCGCGAATGCTGGAACATCCACGCGTGATCCAGGGCGGGGAGTTGACGAATTGGGGCGGTGTTTTACAAGAGGATGAGACGCTGCTTTTTGGTCTGAAGCATACGAGGGACTTGGGCAAAAGGATGGAGGGGCATCATCCGGGGGCGTCATACGAGACATTGAACATTGCCGCAGCAGCCGGCATAACAGCTTGTCATGAGGCTATCCATGCTGCTGATTTGCTCTCGCGCATCCGTTTAGGGATGTATGCGACACTGCGCCATTCCTCTATTCGCCCCGATCTACCTGAGCTGGTGAAGGGCTGGCTGGAGTTGGGGGTGCCGTGGTCTTCACGGATGATGCTGACATCGGATGGAAGCACGCCGCCGATGCATCGTGACGGGTTCATGGATAGTACGCTCCGTGTTGCTATGGAAGCGGGAATGCCGCCAGAAGAAGCGTATGTCATGGCGACGCTGAACCCGGCTGTCTATTATGGGCTGGACGCGGAGATCGGAGGAATTGCGCCGGGCCGAATCGCCGATATACTGCTGTTGACGGCAAAGGATCAACCGACTCCATCCATCGTGATTGCGAATGGACAACGGGTGGCAGAAAAAGGAACCCTGCTCGTTCCAACCGTTCAGCCACAATGGGAGGAAGCTTCGTTACGATTGGCAGATCCATTGAAAAAACAGGCACATTCTGATTGGTTCCGCCTGCGGCCAGATGCGGACGGCAAGACCCCTGTGCTACAAATGCTGAATGCCGTTATCACGCGGCTGTCGCTAGAGGACATGCCTGTTGATCAGGATGGGTACGTATCCTTGCAGCATGATCCGCAGTTGGCATTGATCGCCATTATTGATGTAACTGGAGGCAACCGAACAATGGCAGTGCTTCACGGCTTCGGTGAGCATCTCGAAGGGCTAGCCAGCACTTATTCAGCTTCTGGCGATTGGATCGTAATCGGACGCGATCCCCAAGCGATGGCGCAAGCACTGGAGCGTATTCGGGAAATAAAAGGTGGAGTCGTCCTAATCGATCAAGGAAAAATCATTTGCGAATGCCCATTGCCTCTTGCTGGAAAATTCGCGTCGGCACCGATGGAGGAAGTGATCAGCATGGGTGAAAATTTGGTAAATCAGCTCCGTTCCAAAGGACATGTCCATCTCGATCCGATTTATTCGCTTTTGTTTTTTACGGCTACCCACTTGCCATATGCACGTCTAACGGCAACAGGCATTGTCGACGTGAAGAGTGGGCAAATCGTCGTTCCGGCACTTCCTCTACCTTGAGGGAGTGTTTTTTTACGGTCACACAAACGCCCGTGATCGTTTGTGAATCAATGATATATGAATATAAAATATATTTTACTTCTTGTAAATTATCAGATTTATTTTAAAATAAAAACAACCAAGCCTATCTATCTTTATCCCCGAAGAGTATCGTTTTTGAAAGTCGCAACCTGGCTAACATGGTGGATGGATTGGGTAACAAGAACAAAGAATGATAGAAGGGGGATTCATTCTGAATGAAAAAGCGTTCTTATGTGGGGGTTTTATCTGCGGTATTGGCTGCGAGTATGGCATTAACAGGTTGCGCAGGCAATTCAAGCGGAGGAAGTAACGCAAGCGGCGGGCAAAGTCAGCCAGCTCCGGGCAACAGTGGTGGAGGAACAACCGAGGGTGGTCTCATCAAAATTGCCACACAATCTCCTCTGTCCGGGAGCAATTCTGCTATCGGAGATGCGATTAAGACAGGGGCTGGTTACGCTCTCGAAAAGCGCAAGGAAGAATTTAAAGCACTTGGATTTGATCTCCAGCTTTTCCCTCAGGATGATCAAGGCGACCCGAAAATTGGGGTATCAAATGCGGAGATGCTCATCTCTGATCCCGATGTGTACGGTGTAGTCGGGCATTATAACACAGGGGTTGCCATTCCATCGTCTGTAAAGTACGACGAAGGCAAGCTGGTCATGGTATCCCCGGCAAATACAGGGGTGAAGCTCACGGAGGAAGGCAAGAAAACCGTCCATCGAATCTGTGCTCGCGATGACGCACAAGGACCAAAGGCTGCTCTTTATGCGAAAACTACACTTGGTGTAAAAACGGCCTATATTATCCATGATAAGACAGCATACGGCCAAGGTCTGAGCGATCAAGTGAAGATGCAATTCGAAAAGGACGGGGTCCAAATCCTTGGCTTCGAGGGAATCACCCAGGGCGAAAAGGACTACAGCGCGGTACTTAACCAGGTAACGGTGAAAAACCCGGACATCATCTTTTTCGGGGGCCTGTATCCAGAAGGTGGAATTTTGATCAAGCAAGCTCGTGAAAAAGGATTTAAGGGTTATTTTATGGGTGGCGACGGCTTGGATTCTTCTGATATGATAAAAATAGCCGGTAATGCCGTCGAAGGGGTAGTCTTTACGTCAGTAGCAGGGGACGTAACGCAAACCGAAGAGGGCAAAAAATGGGCTGAAGAGTACAAGAAAGCCACAAACAAGCCTCTGGAAACCTATTCCGTCTATGGTTTCGACTCCATGAACGTCATCCTTAATGGTGTCTTGGAAGCTGCCAAAGCGAACGGAGGCAAAAAACCAACCCGCGAGCAAGTCCTCGATGCAGTCCACAAAACCAAAGATTTTCAGGGTCAATTTACCAAGGTTACCTTTGATGAAAAAGGTGACAACACAAATGCAGACGTATTCATTTACAAGTTTGCCAAGGACAAATCTATTTTCGTAGGCAAGGCCGAGTAATCACACCACACAACGCGCACACACTCCCATGCCTCATACCAGGATAGGGGGCTGCACGCCAGTGTTGGCCCCTTTTTTACGAGAAAACACGTCCAGTCAACGAAGTGAATGCAGAAAATTTGTACAAGTCTACAAGGGAAATGAGGGATGGGAAAGCATGATCAATATTTTGCCTCAGGTGTTGGTTGACGGATTGACACTTGGATTTATGTACGCAGTCGTGGCTTTAGGCTACACAATGGTTTACGGGATTTTGGAAATTATCAACTTTGCCCATGGAGACATTTTCATGGTCGGAGCCTTTATCGGTACAGAGGTATTGTTGATCTCTGATGCGCTAGGGGCACTTGAAGGTATGAATCCATTTGTCGCACTTTTCATAACACTCATAATTGCCATGGTATTAACTGGTGCCTTGGGGGTAGGAATTGAGAGGATTGCCTATCGACCATTGCGTGGAGCACCTCGTCTTGTGCCGTTGATTTCGGCGATAGGTGTATCGTTTTTGCTGCAAGACCTCGTACGTTTTACAGAAGCACTGGCTCGCAATGAGTTTTATCTAAACAGTCCCGCTCTTTTTACGGGCTCGATTCCATTAGGAAGTATCGCTACGATTCCAACAAAAGGTTTGATCGTAATTGTAATTGCGATCATCATGATGATTGCCTTGACGTTGTTTGTGAATAAAACAAAGTGGGGAATCGCCATGCGCGCCGTCGCACAGGACCAGAGTACGGCTTCGCTGATGACCATAAATGTAAACAAAGTAATCATGCTTACGTTCTTGATTGGCTCCAGCCTGGGTGGCGCGACAGGCGTTCTGTTTGCGCAAAACTACGGGACGATCGATCCTTATATCGGTTTTATTCTCGGTCTAAAAGCATTTACAGCTGCCGTACTCGGCGGGATTGGGAACCTGCGTGGTGCGATGATCGGTGGCGTACTCCTCGGTCTTCTGGAATCCTTGTCCGGAGCCTTTATGGGGCCGTTGACCAACGGAGCCTTTGGTGCAGAGTACAAAGACGTATTCGCGTTCAGTATTTTAATTCTCGTGCTTCTCTTCAAGCCAGAAGGACTGTTTGGCGAAGCTGTAAAAGAGAAAGTGTAGGTGAAATAAATGGCAAATCTCGCTTGGAAATCGTTCAAAGGCATTCCGCTCGTATTCACGTTGATCTGGATTGTAGGCTTTTCTTCCGCATTGTACCTGATGGATAAATCAGTGATCGCGTTTCTCGGCATTCTTTCATCCATTGTGCTTGTCTATTACACGAATACCACCAAGTCGATCAAAATGGCGATTGGCGCTATTGTTCTCCTCCTGATCATTCCATTGGTAGCCGGCGAAAACCGTTACTACATGGAGGTAGCCTCACAGGTAGGCATTTACGTAGCGATGGCTTTGGGCTTGAATATCGTAGTAGGCTTTGCTGGTTTGCTTGACTTGGGTTATGTCGCGTTTTTTGCTGCTGGGGCGTATGCGTACGCGATTTTCTCGACCTCGCAAGCGAATGAGTTTATTGCAGGGAATCTGTTCCCGCTCTCCGGTGAGTGGTTTTGGCCATTTCTCATAGTCGGCTTGATTGTGGCTGCTGTTTTCGGAATATTGCTAGGATTGCCAGTTCTCAGAGTAAAAGGCGATTATCTCGCGATCGTGACCTTGGGCTTCGGTGAAATCATTCGCATTGTCTTCAACAACCTGGACAAGCCCATCAACATCACCAACGGTCCGCAGGGAATCACGCCGATTCCGTCTCCTGAGCTGTTTGGGATCAAAATGGGGACGCCGTTTTACTTTTACTTCATCGTATTGTTTGTGATTGCCTTTATCGTATTGGCGAATATACGCTTTGAGCATTCCCGTTTGGGACGTGCATGGATTGCGGTACGTGAGGATGAGCTGGCTGCCCAGTCGATGGGGATTTCCTTGTTGAATACCAAGCTGGCTGCATTTGCATTGGGTGCTTCCTTCGCAGGTGTCGTGGGAGTTATCTTTGCGGCCAAGCAGACGTTTATCGATCCGACTTCCTTTACGCTGATGGAATCCATCGGGATATTGGTGATGGTTATTCTGGGGGGTAGCGGTAGCATTCCAGGCGTTGTGCTTGGAGCCGCATTTGTGACAATCTTGCAGGTACAGCTGTTAAAAGAATTCTCCAACTTCCTGCACAGTCTGCAAAACTCGGGGATCATCAGTTTGCCGAACCAGCTGGACCCATCCAAGTTCCAGCGCCTCATTTTCGGAATCATGCTCATTCTCGTAGCCTTGTATCGCCCTAACGGATTGATTCCGGCCAAACGGAAGAAAAACGATCTCGATGCAATCAAAAAGAGCGAGTTTGGCAAAGAAAAGCTGGGGATTCTCGGCAGACTGTCCCAATTGACTTCTGGAAAACAGTCATAGCGGACGAGGAGGGAAATGAGCATGGCATTGTTAGAGGCAAAAAATTTGACGAAGCGCTTTGGTGGCTTGGTAGCCAATCAAGACGTCTCGATTGACATCGAAAAAGGAACCATTACGGCGGTAATCGGGCCGAATGGAGCCGGAAAAACGACTTTTTTCAATATGATTACCGGATTTTACGAGCCAGACGAGGGAGAAATTCTGCTGAATGGCAAAAGCATCAAGAAGCTTCGTCCCGATCAGATCGCGAGTCGCGGTATCACCCGTACCTTTCAAAACATTCGTCTGTTCAAAGAAATGACGGCTTTGGAAAATGTCATGGTGGGTGTGCATAGCCGCTTATCGGCTGGAATTCTTGGAATCTTGTTCAACTCCAAACGTGTACGCCAGGAGGAAGAGCGGACGCGCGTCGAGGCTTATCAGCTCATGGAGTATGTCGGGATCTCGCATATTGCCAATGAAGCGGCAGGGAGTCTGCCTTACGGGTTGCAACGACGCTTGGAAATCGCCCGGGCGATGGCGACCAATCCGCAAATTATTTTGCTCGATGAACCAGCGGCAGGGATGAACCCTCGCGAAACGGTCGAGATGACGGATTTTATTCGTCGGCTGAAAAAAGAGCTGGATTTGACGATTATCTTGATTGAGCATGACATGAAGCTGGTCATGGGACTTAGCGAATACATTCACGTGTTGGATTACGGGAGAAAAATTGCAGAAGGAACACCTGAACAAATCCGAAACAACCCTAACGTCATTGAGGCCTATCTCGGAAAAAGTGCGTCGGACGTGTCGTAGAAGGAGGAAAATCGATGGCATTGCTAGAGCTGACTAACGTTCATACGTATTACGGCGGCATCCACGCATTAAAAGGATTGAGCATAACGGTAAACGAAGGCGAAGTGGTGACGCTGATCGGTTCCAACGGGGCAGGTAAATCGACCACGCTGAAAACGATCTGTGCACAGACCCGTGCCAAAGAAGGAAAAGTCATCTTTAATGGCAAGGACATTACGCAGATGCGTACACATGATATTGCCTTAGCAGGAATCGCCCACGTTCCGGAAGGCCGCCGTATTTTTCCAAAGCTGACCGTACGCGAAAATTTGGAGATGGGTGCCTTCAGTGTATCCGACAAAAAGGTGATTGAAGAAGGCATCGAGCGTGCCTTTGCTTACTTTCCGCGACTGAAGGAACGGGTTAGTCAAAAAGGCGGTACGATGTCCGGTGGCGAGCAGCAAATGCTGGCGATTGCTCGTGGACTCATGATGAAGCCAAAAATTCTCATGCTAGATGAACCGTCGATGGGATTGGCGCCGATTCTGGTGGAGCAGATTTTTGACATCGTTACGGAGCTGAACAAGGAAGGCATGACGATTCTCTTGGTCGAGCAAAATGCGAATCAGGCGTTGTCTGTCGCCCATCGCGGTTATGTGATTCAGACAGGCGAAATTATTTTGCAAGACGATGCCCAGACATTATTGATGAATCCGCAGGTAAGAGAGGCGTATTTGGCGTAATAGTGGTGTAATAGAAACGTGAGTACCGATGGGGATTTTTGCTCCCGTCGGTTTTTCATTTATTCAGCGAGGAGGATGTGGCTTGCTAGATATTAGTCCCCGCTTTGTAGAAGGGAGCGAGCCTCTCTATCTACAGCTTTATCGCTATTTTTGTACAGAAATCCAAGGGAGGCGCTTAATCTCTGGGACGCGTCTGCCTTCTGTTCGGGCCTTGAGCGGATTTTTGCAAGTGAGTAAAACGACTGTCGAGAGTGCCTATCACCAGCTCATGGCAGAAGGCTACATCGAGAGTCGGGAGCGCAGCGGATTTTATGTGGTCGATGTGGATTGGGATGGGCCAGTGCCTGTGCCTACAGGGAAAGGGCAGCAACCAGCTAAAACGGCTTACGTCCAAATAACTCCATCTACACCCTCAGCAGTTCCGATCCAATATGATTTTCACCAAGCGCGCGTAGATGCCGAGCATTTTCCTTTTGACCGTTGGCGCAAGTACACCAACCAATGCATGCAGGAAGAGAACAAGCACGTGCTCTACTACGGCGACCGACAAGGAGAGCCGCAGCTGCGGGAGGAGCTCGCACGCTATCTCGGACGAGCTCGGGGTGTGCAAGCTACGCCGGAACAAATTGTGATCGGTGCGGGGACGCAGGTGATCATCAGCTTATTGGGGTTCCTATTCGGGACACGGGGACAGGCTGTAGCGATGGAGGAGCCGGGCTATCACGGTGTTCGTACCGTATTTTCCCATTTGGGCTATGATGTGCGCCCGATCAGACTGACAGAGGATGGGATTGATGTGGAAGCGCTCAGTGAGAGTGGAGCGCGGCTGGTTTATATCACCCCCTCTCATCAGGACCCTTCCGGAATAGTCATGCCGTATGCCAAACGGCTAAAGCTGCTCCACTGGGCGAATCAGACGGGAAGCTACATCATAGAGGACGACTACGATGGGGAGTTTCGCTATCATGGCAAGCCAATTCCTTCCCTTCAGGGGCTAGATACGCAAGGACGCGTTATCTATTTGGGGACGTTTTCCAAGGCGTTGCTGCCGTCGATTCGGATGAGCTATATGGTTTTGCCGCAAGCGTTATTGGCGGTGTTTCAAGAGAAATTGGCGGATTTTGACCAGTCGGCATCGCGTATTCATCAGGAGACGCTGGCCCTGTTCATGAAAAATGGCGATTGGGAGCGGCATATTCGCAAGATGCGGACGCTTTACCGCAAAAAGCATGGGGTGTTGCTTCAGTGCTTGCAGGAACAGCTGGGGGCGTACATCCGGATCAAGGGTCAGGATGCCGGACTGTCTGTGACGGTAGAAGTGAAAAGTGAGAGTACTCCGCAACAGTTGACCCAATTTGCGGCTGCATCAGGTGTACGTGTTTATCCAACCGCACATAAATGGATTCATCCACAGGAAAATGGACTGCCGGCTTTCCAGTTCGGCTTTGGGGGGCAGACCATCAAGGAGATTGAGGATGGCATTCGTCTGTTGAAACGTGCATGGGAGCCTTATTTGCACAAAGATATGGGCCAGGTATTTTAAAATCCACAACGGCACTCAGTATGATTTGAGTGCCGTTTTTTATAGTCCTTTAGCGTTTGGCTGGCGGAATACTCTTTGGAAAATTGAAGGGGTCGTAACGAGCCTTCACCTGCGTTAATCGATCGAAATTTTCTCCGAAGTATGCCTTCTGCCAGTTCTTAATAAAAAGGTCGGGGGTATTAAGGTTTGCGAAACCGCAATCCTTGTTTTGACAGCTTCCAAAAACCTAGCATGACCTTATAAACAACCAAGAGGATCACTGTATTACAAAGGATGTTAGACCAATGCAAAGTGTGTGGGTGAATGACGGGTTCCATTCGTCTAATTCTGTTTTTGGATGGAATGAATGTGGTTGTTTTGCCTATTCACATGTCGATACGGGCGAACATACCATTTATTAGTCTTATGCCATCGGTGAAGCTTTTTACGTGTGTTGCATGGCCATCATGATTCATTCGGAGGTGGGAGGAATGGGAGGAGAAAAGCGATCAAGCCGCAAAGCAAGTACGCATAGTAGTGTTAGGAAAAAAGCATCCCCCAAGCTGACAGGGCGAATCGTTTTGCCAGGGAATGCGCCGTACCATGGCAGGCGAGGATGTTTCAACAGCTTTCCCAAGGTGATCGTCTATGCTCAGAAGAAACAGGACATCGTCAATGCTGTCCGTTGGGCACGCCACCATCATGTCCCTGTACGGTATAGGCGTCCCGGCCATCCATATGACAAAAGGGTGCCAAATTACAAGGGAGCTATGGTGATTGATATAAGTGAAATGCATCGGAGAGAGATGGTAAACAAGGGGAGTCGAAGGATCCTTACTCAACCAATTGGTCCAAGTCCTGACCGCCTGATCGGTCAAAAAAGAAGCATACTGGAGGGAGGACTTACAGACGTTCCCGGCATCCTTGTAGGACATGCAGAGGACGAAAGCGGACGAACCGGTTGCACAGTGATTTTGTGCCCCAGTGGGGCTGTCCCCGGCGTTGATGTAAGAGGAGGTTTTCCAGGAACGATACAAACGGATGCCATCCGACCAGGCACAGCAACGGATGTGGTACAGGGTGTCCTTCTTACGGGTGGCAGTAACTTCGGTCTGGCAGCAGCATCTGGAGTCATGAACTGGCTGGCCCAAAATGGAATTGGTGCGCCAACGGAGGCAGGACCTCTTCCAACTGTTCCCGGAGCAGTCATCTTTGATCTGATCTACGCGAAAGGCGCCCGTAGGCCCGATGCAGAGATGGGCTATATCGCCAGTGAAGAAGCGAATTCCGGGCCAGTTGAGGAAGGAAGTGTAGGAGCCGGCGCGGGTGCGACCGTCGGCAAGATCTATGGCACCCCGATGAAGGGCGGGGTAGGAACTGCCTCTTGGAAAATCCCCGGTGGGCCTGTTGTAGCGGCATTGGCGGTGGTAAACGCCGTTGGAGACATTTGGGATCAAGATCACATCATTGCTGGGGCGCTGCGGCCAAATGGTACGTTCGTGAACCAGACCCGGGCGATTCTTGAAGGGATACCCCCAGGAACCAGTGGGAGCAGGAACACGACCATTGCTGTGGTAGCGACCACAGGGCGGCTAACCAAGGCAGAGGCGGGCCGTGTAGCGACACTCGCCCATGATGGAATGGCAAGAGCCATCTCGCCCGTTCACATCCAATCCGACGGGGACACTGTCTTTTGCCTTGCTACTGGTACAGATACGAGCGGTTTGACAGGGGATAGCGCTGTGACGGCAATTGGCACTACAGCGGCCGTAGTATTAGAAGAGGCTATTATTAGAGGGGTTAAGGCAGCTAATAGTATACGTCCTCGGCATGGTGGAAAGTGAATGATTTTGCAGGGGCCTTATTGCCAGTTTCCTCGGGTTTCTCTCCTCGTCTTATCACTTAAAAAAGGATGTGCGGCAGTTGTGATAGAAGTGGTGAACGGTGGCGGAGAGGGAAAATGATATAAAAAGTTTTGAAAATCCTGATTGTGTTAGCAGCAATTTTAAACTAGGACGAAGAATGGAAAAAGTCCTTTCATTTTGAAGGGCTTTTTCCGAATCACAAAATAGGGAACGCCTTTCCTAAACCTCAGTTTCTTACCGATTCTGCTACTTTCATCAAATCATCTTTCCCTAAATCGCCTTTGGACAAAATATAATGACTTACTCCATCCTTATGCCAGCTTAAAACAATTACTTTTTGATCCGGAATTTCTAAAATTTCGCCTTCCACTCCTTGGATCTCAATGGGTTTTACCCCTTCGTCACCAATAGAAATCCGACCTTTTTTAACCGTATGTTCAAACCAGTCTTCGTTATTATTTTCATTTACATATTTCAAAACAATTTCTTTTTGCTTCTCAACATTTGGAGCTACACCATTGCCAAACTTTTTGGGTGGTTCATTATAAATAGCTTCACTTAATTTATAGCCATCTGGCAGCTCAAGAGGAGCATCAGCATCTAAACTAGCTGCGAAACCATGTTTACTTAAATTTTGTAGTGGAATAACTTCTGGCTTCGAAACAGTATGATGATCTGACACTTCAGTATGCTGTCCCCCACTAAACATAGCGCAAGCAGATGGAATTATTGTCATCAAAGCAAATACACTCGTAATAATTACACCTTTTTTCATTTTTCATCCTCCCGCTCAACTTATTTAAAAAAATCTTATGGCTTATAAGATAATCTGTCATAAATCATGGGAATCTACCTTTCCATAACGGCTTCATCGAAGATTTTTCTGTAATGGTGCAAATCAAATTGAGAGGCTAATGCGTCGACTCTAGCCCAAAATTCATCTTCATTGAAGCCAACAAAATCTATAACGATAAACTCTGTGAGAGTATGGAAAGCATGGACTATACGGAAATTTCTATAAAAGGTAGCCTCGTCAAAAGTACCACTGTTTTTTAGGTCTAGGAAAGCCTGAT
The window above is part of the Brevibacillus brevis NBRC 100599 genome. Proteins encoded here:
- a CDS encoding YgaP family membrane protein codes for the protein MHKNVGRTDAMIRITGGLLGLAYGIGKMSRRPSKTPWLLMAFSAMKVAEGATRFCPMYAAMGINTKKGNGMQGMMDQLKKKGVQMAVNQFTRSMNIAPIKDSNTSQDDESNTPATTNKANIQYSTSPQLSKNQEKHSINIQQNTKLTPEDQLLEKAAREIISFRSQENNNSSTRYPTYT
- a CDS encoding branched-chain amino acid ABC transporter substrate-binding protein gives rise to the protein MKKRSYVGVLSAVLAASMALTGCAGNSSGGSNASGGQSQPAPGNSGGGTTEGGLIKIATQSPLSGSNSAIGDAIKTGAGYALEKRKEEFKALGFDLQLFPQDDQGDPKIGVSNAEMLISDPDVYGVVGHYNTGVAIPSSVKYDEGKLVMVSPANTGVKLTEEGKKTVHRICARDDAQGPKAALYAKTTLGVKTAYIIHDKTAYGQGLSDQVKMQFEKDGVQILGFEGITQGEKDYSAVLNQVTVKNPDIIFFGGLYPEGGILIKQAREKGFKGYFMGGDGLDSSDMIKIAGNAVEGVVFTSVAGDVTQTEEGKKWAEEYKKATNKPLETYSVYGFDSMNVILNGVLEAAKANGGKKPTREQVLDAVHKTKDFQGQFTKVTFDEKGDNTNADVFIYKFAKDKSIFVGKAE
- a CDS encoding EYxxD motif small membrane protein codes for the protein MLVGSQMYEWMSHNFFVIATIIGVIGVMGYYFFRTSRKRGRYRQ
- a CDS encoding adenine deaminase C-terminal domain-containing protein produces the protein MRVRAISDRDYLNMIRVSRRQAPASLWIKGASVLNVYTKEWQEHHVAVAGERIAYVGEKEPLVDDQTVIIEAAGQYLVPGYMEPHAHPFQWYNPYTLADFALQTGTTGMVSDTLMLMQLPFSQTAAIMDSLAAHPVKQFFWGRLDPQTGKAHPSFTKENLARMLEHPRVIQGGELTNWGGVLQEDETLLFGLKHTRDLGKRMEGHHPGASYETLNIAAAAGITACHEAIHAADLLSRIRLGMYATLRHSSIRPDLPELVKGWLELGVPWSSRMMLTSDGSTPPMHRDGFMDSTLRVAMEAGMPPEEAYVMATLNPAVYYGLDAEIGGIAPGRIADILLLTAKDQPTPSIVIANGQRVAEKGTLLVPTVQPQWEEASLRLADPLKKQAHSDWFRLRPDADGKTPVLQMLNAVITRLSLEDMPVDQDGYVSLQHDPQLALIAIIDVTGGNRTMAVLHGFGEHLEGLASTYSASGDWIVIGRDPQAMAQALERIREIKGGVVLIDQGKIICECPLPLAGKFASAPMEEVISMGENLVNQLRSKGHVHLDPIYSLLFFTATHLPYARLTATGIVDVKSGQIVVPALPLP
- a CDS encoding branched-chain amino acid ABC transporter permease, producing the protein MANLAWKSFKGIPLVFTLIWIVGFSSALYLMDKSVIAFLGILSSIVLVYYTNTTKSIKMAIGAIVLLLIIPLVAGENRYYMEVASQVGIYVAMALGLNIVVGFAGLLDLGYVAFFAAGAYAYAIFSTSQANEFIAGNLFPLSGEWFWPFLIVGLIVAAVFGILLGLPVLRVKGDYLAIVTLGFGEIIRIVFNNLDKPINITNGPQGITPIPSPELFGIKMGTPFYFYFIVLFVIAFIVLANIRFEHSRLGRAWIAVREDELAAQSMGISLLNTKLAAFALGASFAGVVGVIFAAKQTFIDPTSFTLMESIGILVMVILGGSGSIPGVVLGAAFVTILQVQLLKEFSNFLHSLQNSGIISLPNQLDPSKFQRLIFGIMLILVALYRPNGLIPAKRKKNDLDAIKKSEFGKEKLGILGRLSQLTSGKQS
- a CDS encoding ABC transporter ATP-binding protein → MALLELTNVHTYYGGIHALKGLSITVNEGEVVTLIGSNGAGKSTTLKTICAQTRAKEGKVIFNGKDITQMRTHDIALAGIAHVPEGRRIFPKLTVRENLEMGAFSVSDKKVIEEGIERAFAYFPRLKERVSQKGGTMSGGEQQMLAIARGLMMKPKILMLDEPSMGLAPILVEQIFDIVTELNKEGMTILLVEQNANQALSVAHRGYVIQTGEIILQDDAQTLLMNPQVREAYLA
- a CDS encoding ABC transporter ATP-binding protein is translated as MALLEAKNLTKRFGGLVANQDVSIDIEKGTITAVIGPNGAGKTTFFNMITGFYEPDEGEILLNGKSIKKLRPDQIASRGITRTFQNIRLFKEMTALENVMVGVHSRLSAGILGILFNSKRVRQEEERTRVEAYQLMEYVGISHIANEAAGSLPYGLQRRLEIARAMATNPQIILLDEPAAGMNPRETVEMTDFIRRLKKELDLTIILIEHDMKLVMGLSEYIHVLDYGRKIAEGTPEQIRNNPNVIEAYLGKSASDVS
- a CDS encoding branched-chain amino acid ABC transporter permease, coding for MLAPFLRENTSSQRSECRKFVQVYKGNEGWESMINILPQVLVDGLTLGFMYAVVALGYTMVYGILEIINFAHGDIFMVGAFIGTEVLLISDALGALEGMNPFVALFITLIIAMVLTGALGVGIERIAYRPLRGAPRLVPLISAIGVSFLLQDLVRFTEALARNEFYLNSPALFTGSIPLGSIATIPTKGLIVIVIAIIMMIALTLFVNKTKWGIAMRAVAQDQSTASLMTINVNKVIMLTFLIGSSLGGATGVLFAQNYGTIDPYIGFILGLKAFTAAVLGGIGNLRGAMIGGVLLGLLESLSGAFMGPLTNGAFGAEYKDVFAFSILILVLLFKPEGLFGEAVKEKV